The following are from one region of the Primulina eburnea isolate SZY01 chromosome 17, ASM2296580v1, whole genome shotgun sequence genome:
- the LOC140818424 gene encoding uncharacterized protein: MAQLMKTIGALICVVGLLLPLTSATTRDVEYCNKKANYDVKVSGIDITPFPISRGVETTFTINAATDEAISGGKLKIDVAYFGFYIHSETHDLCKKTECPVSNGNFTITHKQALPGITPFGSYTLKMTLIDAKKKELTCINFYFSMGFIAAAEGLAEA; the protein is encoded by the exons ATGGCGCAGTTGATGAAGACGATTGGTGCCCTAATTTGCGTGGTTGGTCTGCTACTGCCTTTGACTTCCGCTACGACCCGCGATGTCGAATACTGCA ATAAGAAGGCCAACTATGATGTCAAGGTCAGTGGAATTGATATAACCCCTTTTCCCATTTCCAGAGGCGTCGAGACTACCTTTACAATTAACGCGGCTACGG ATGAAGCAATTTCCGGTGGAAAACTGAAAATTGATGTTGCATACTTTGGATTTTACATCCACAGTGAGACTCATGACCTTTGTAAAAAGACAGAGTGCCCTGTTTCAAACGGCAATTTTACAATAACTCACAAGCAAGCATTGCCTGGAATCACACCATTT GGATCATACACCCTTAAAATGACGCTGATTGATGCAAAAAAGAAGGAATTGACGTGCATTAACTTTTACTTCAGCATGGGTTTTATTGCAGCAGCAGAAGGTTTGGCTGAAGCTTAA